From Acidimicrobiales bacterium, one genomic window encodes:
- a CDS encoding isocitrate lyase/phosphoenolpyruvate mutase family protein codes for MTDERHARLGARFRELHQSGCFLLANVGDAGTAAALSDARVDAIATSSSAHAQTIGRSDAAGDVSMEEHAAHTAALVAAAEVPLNVDAENGYGHEPEDMVAAVRCFAATGAAGMGIEDWSGDPERGLYDRALAVARIEAAVQAARALDRPFVITGRTEVLLYGLDGGMNEAIARLQAFAEVGAECLYAPGTWDLESIRTVAAEAGGPINALVPLGSNLGFAEVAEAGARRISLGGSLYTAQVAHGRALVEQLQATGSFLR; via the coding sequence ATGACGGATGAACGCCACGCCCGCCTCGGCGCCCGGTTCCGCGAACTGCACCAGTCGGGGTGTTTCCTGCTCGCCAACGTGGGTGATGCCGGCACCGCCGCCGCGCTGAGCGACGCCCGCGTCGATGCGATCGCCACCTCGAGCTCGGCCCACGCCCAGACGATCGGTCGCTCCGACGCCGCGGGCGATGTGTCGATGGAGGAACACGCCGCCCACACCGCCGCACTCGTGGCCGCGGCGGAGGTGCCGCTCAACGTCGATGCCGAGAATGGCTACGGTCACGAGCCGGAGGACATGGTGGCGGCGGTGCGGTGTTTCGCGGCCACGGGGGCCGCAGGAATGGGGATCGAGGACTGGTCGGGCGACCCCGAGCGAGGTCTCTACGATCGTGCGCTGGCCGTCGCCCGCATCGAGGCGGCGGTGCAAGCGGCTCGAGCGCTCGACCGCCCGTTCGTCATCACCGGCCGCACCGAGGTCCTGCTCTACGGTCTCGACGGTGGCATGAACGAGGCGATTGCCCGTCTCCAGGCGTTCGCCGAGGTCGGCGCCGAGTGCCTCTACGCCCCGGGGACCTGGGACCTCGAAAGCATTCGGACGGTGGCGGCGGAAGCCGGAGGACCGATCAATGCGCTCGTTCCGCTCGGATCGAACCTCGGGTTCGCCGAGGTCGCCGAGGCGGGTGCGCGCCGGATCAGCCTCGGCGGGTCGCTCTACACGGCCCAGGTCGCCCACGGCCGTGCCCTGGTCGAGCAACTGCAGGCGACGGGTTCGTTCTTGCGCTGA
- a CDS encoding alpha/beta fold hydrolase: MQRTEHMVNGTFAYRFEGPDPDHAVIVIHGMGGHGGIYDEFCAHHAEKGIDVWSIDLPGHGRSAMASRQGKWTVDQWVDACADLAAHIHDLTGLPVFAKGSSLGVMPAYAVVGASEHVVGAVLMGFAVPGTAAALQSPWRTDDGRRILAEVGETARFDIRRFIDLDEDYGFKGALEQKETDPLNTWFFDLASYATLYTYDPVVSPGDNTSPILFTVGENDPIASPDTVRLVAGMVGGPVDVYEHPGGVHQLMMFHTHEYSPVVADWCRRQLQ, encoded by the coding sequence ATGCAACGAACCGAACACATGGTCAACGGCACCTTCGCCTACCGCTTCGAAGGACCCGACCCCGACCACGCCGTCATCGTGATCCACGGCATGGGCGGCCATGGCGGCATCTACGACGAGTTCTGCGCCCATCACGCCGAGAAGGGCATCGACGTCTGGTCGATCGACCTTCCCGGACACGGACGTTCCGCCATGGCGAGCCGCCAGGGCAAGTGGACCGTCGACCAGTGGGTCGACGCCTGCGCCGACCTCGCCGCCCACATCCACGACCTCACCGGTCTGCCGGTGTTCGCGAAGGGCTCCAGTCTCGGCGTCATGCCCGCCTACGCGGTCGTGGGAGCCTCCGAGCACGTCGTCGGCGCGGTCCTGATGGGCTTCGCGGTGCCGGGCACGGCGGCGGCATTGCAGTCGCCCTGGCGCACCGACGACGGCCGACGGATCCTCGCCGAGGTCGGCGAGACCGCCCGCTTCGACATCCGCCGCTTCATCGACCTCGACGAGGACTACGGCTTCAAGGGCGCGCTCGAGCAGAAGGAGACCGACCCGCTGAACACGTGGTTCTTCGACCTCGCCTCCTACGCCACGCTCTACACCTACGACCCCGTGGTCAGCCCGGGCGACAACACGAGCCCGATCCTGTTCACCGTCGGCGAGAACGATCCGATCGCGTCGCCCGACACCGTCCGTCTCGTGGCCGGCATGGTCGGTGGCCCTGTCGACGTCTACGAACACCCCGGCGGCGTCCACCAGCTCATGATGTTCCACACCCACGAGTACTCGCCGGTCGTCGCCGACTGGTGCCGGAGGCAACTGCAATGA
- a CDS encoding hydroxymethylpyrimidine/phosphomethylpyrimidine kinase has protein sequence MTPSVVLTIAAHDPLGGAGIAADLTTFAAHGLHGMVAVTAVTAQRFDAVERVVATPADLLADQLDGIIASASVAAVKVGLLFDAAQVAVVAERIADGRLPAPVVDPVMVDGRGDRFVAAEIEAATRDLLFPRAAALTPNRAEAALLGADPAALAALGAGLVVVTGGGAGATDLLVWPDATTVELLGPWIETANVRGSGCTFAAAMTSGLALGDGLEAAARRAKAFVAGQLGDSADWTVGPQGSVGPVSHRFTCE, from the coding sequence GTGACGCCGTCTGTTGTCCTCACCATTGCCGCCCATGATCCGCTCGGCGGAGCCGGGATCGCAGCCGACCTGACGACCTTTGCCGCCCATGGGCTGCACGGCATGGTTGCGGTGACCGCGGTGACCGCGCAACGGTTCGACGCGGTGGAGCGGGTCGTGGCGACACCGGCCGATCTCCTGGCCGATCAGCTCGACGGGATCATCGCCTCTGCGTCGGTCGCGGCGGTGAAGGTCGGGTTGCTGTTCGATGCTGCTCAGGTCGCAGTGGTCGCCGAGCGGATCGCCGACGGGCGACTGCCCGCCCCGGTCGTGGATCCGGTGATGGTCGACGGGCGTGGCGACCGGTTCGTGGCTGCCGAGATCGAGGCGGCGACCCGCGATCTGCTGTTTCCGCGCGCTGCGGCGCTCACCCCGAATCGAGCCGAGGCGGCGTTGCTGGGAGCCGACCCGGCCGCGCTGGCGGCACTGGGCGCAGGCCTCGTGGTCGTGACCGGTGGCGGCGCCGGCGCGACGGACCTGCTCGTGTGGCCCGACGCGACAACTGTGGAACTACTCGGGCCGTGGATCGAGACGGCCAACGTACGCGGGAGCGGCTGCACCTTCGCGGCGGCGATGACCTCGGGCCTGGCGCTCGGCGACGGCCTGGAGGCGGCGGCCCGGCGAGCGAAGGCGTTCGTCGCCGGACAGTTGGGTGACAGCGCCGATTGGACCGTTGGTCCGCAGGGATCGGTCGGCCCGGTGTCGCACCGTTTCACCTGCGAGTAG
- a CDS encoding MBOAT family protein: protein MLFPTFTFAAFFAVVLPVSWMLRERVTAWKLFILAASYYFYGYWDVRFLFLLAGMTVGNEIAAIAVHRSTNAAARKTAITVAVALDLIVLGFFKYYDFFTDSLDRNLGLSSPALDVVLPIGISFFTFQGISYVVDVYRKDTPPAPLLDFAVYLSFFPQLVAGPIVRAVEFLPELRSDRVPNQVEAGRAVVLIGRGLFKKVVIADFLGRAIVDNTFGTPGEYGGLDILFGIYGYAIQLYADFSGYTDMAIGIALLLGFRFPQNFDRPYAAISVQDFWRRWHMTLSRWLRDYLYFPLGGNRKGRLTTYRNLLITMGLGGLWHGAAGTFVVWGLYQGLGMAGERFISDLRGEKDTPLDSRDVRIKEIARLHSGAAVDAWREDPSSPVPFTPLEVRSLWLGRVVTFHFVCIGWVIFNSESLGRAGDVLWAVFHGWTQTPELVNPLVVLVIAASIAAQYVPPLLARQWSAMFSVVHPVAVSVAFALWIMVVVALGPEGISEFIYFQF, encoded by the coding sequence GTGCTGTTCCCGACGTTCACCTTCGCGGCGTTTTTCGCCGTGGTGCTCCCCGTGAGCTGGATGTTGAGGGAACGCGTCACCGCCTGGAAGCTCTTCATCCTGGCCGCCTCGTACTACTTCTACGGCTACTGGGACGTGCGCTTCCTGTTCCTGCTCGCCGGAATGACCGTCGGCAACGAGATCGCGGCGATCGCCGTCCATCGCAGCACGAACGCAGCGGCCCGGAAGACCGCGATCACGGTTGCCGTGGCACTCGACCTCATCGTGCTCGGGTTCTTCAAGTACTACGACTTCTTCACCGACTCGCTCGATCGCAACCTCGGGCTGTCGAGTCCGGCCCTCGATGTCGTGTTGCCGATCGGGATCTCGTTCTTCACGTTCCAGGGCATCAGCTATGTCGTCGACGTGTACCGCAAGGACACGCCGCCGGCGCCGTTGCTCGACTTCGCGGTGTACTTGTCGTTCTTCCCGCAACTCGTTGCCGGCCCCATCGTGCGGGCGGTCGAGTTCCTCCCCGAGCTACGCAGCGACCGCGTCCCGAACCAGGTCGAGGCCGGTCGGGCCGTCGTCTTGATCGGTCGGGGCCTGTTCAAGAAGGTCGTGATCGCCGACTTCCTCGGGCGGGCGATCGTCGACAACACCTTCGGAACGCCGGGCGAGTACGGCGGGCTCGACATCCTCTTCGGGATCTACGGCTACGCCATTCAGCTCTACGCCGATTTCAGCGGCTACACCGACATGGCGATCGGCATCGCCCTGCTCCTCGGGTTCCGTTTCCCGCAGAACTTCGATCGGCCGTACGCTGCCATCTCGGTCCAGGACTTCTGGCGTCGCTGGCACATGACGCTGTCGAGGTGGCTGCGGGACTATCTCTACTTCCCGCTGGGCGGCAACCGGAAGGGGCGCCTCACCACCTATCGGAACCTTCTGATCACCATGGGACTGGGTGGACTCTGGCACGGCGCCGCGGGCACCTTCGTCGTCTGGGGCCTCTACCAGGGCCTCGGTATGGCGGGGGAGCGTTTCATCTCCGACCTGCGCGGCGAGAAGGACACGCCACTCGACTCGCGCGACGTGCGGATCAAGGAGATCGCCCGGCTCCATTCCGGCGCGGCTGTCGACGCGTGGCGGGAGGACCCGTCGTCGCCGGTGCCGTTCACGCCGCTCGAGGTGCGGTCGCTCTGGCTCGGCCGCGTCGTGACATTCCACTTCGTCTGCATCGGATGGGTGATCTTCAACAGCGAGTCGCTCGGTCGGGCCGGCGACGTGTTGTGGGCCGTCTTCCATGGTTGGACGCAGACGCCCGAATTGGTGAACCCGCTGGTCGTGCTGGTCATCGCCGCTTCGATCGCCGCCCAGTACGTGCCGCCACTCTTGGCCCGCCAATGGTCGGCCATGTTCTCCGTCGTGCACCCGGTCGCGGTCTCCGTGGCCTTCGCATTGTGGATCATGGTGGTGGTCGCCCTCGGACCCGAGGGCATCTCCGAGTTCATCTATTTCCAGTTCTGA
- a CDS encoding AAA family ATPase, which yields MSDGHPDHAAEQAYLRRARAALDSMVERSQRALEFADQRVRDEDSADARIAWAHMADRRSAVDVGNVALCFGRIDEDPVITAGDHWYVGRRHIEDRDGTPVVVDWRAPIAIPFYRATAVDAFGLARRRRFSCEVDELVAIFDEHLDDPESITAAGIPDPVLAEIERGRSGEMSDIVATIAAEQDEIIRAPLDECLLVQGGPGTGKTAVGLHRAAFLLFEHRAALSQSHVLVIGPNRVFLRYVVNVLPSLGETAVSQATITSLLSSRVRVRAEDPPEVAEVKGRAEMAEVIRRLADARIRVPADEQVVPIGLRSVRYSPAVVATAITTARDNELPLNDAKGVFTEVLLRDARQQLVERDVAQEDLARLIPELRKSDAFRKVIDRIWPSLSGAQLVRSLLGSPTNRKKAVDGLLSPADADLLQRSSAKKIADEAWTAADLPLLDEANALTTGGGRRYGHVVVDEAQDLSAMALRAAGRRATAGSMTILGDIAQATGVGAQTSWDAVTAGLGIDRSIVRRRELTVGYRVPGPILDYANRLLRVTAPDITPSTSIRSRGMGAEHHTVEAHDIAATVADLAAGLGGDWSTIGVIAMPDRMDGVLAALAEAGVDAGDTRAAVALDHAISVVDPPTAKGLEFDATIVVEPGEFVQLPNGLRLLYVALTRSVQRLLIVRTGPMPAPLESST from the coding sequence ATGTCGGACGGGCACCCGGACCACGCTGCCGAACAGGCATACCTCCGCCGAGCCCGCGCCGCCCTCGATTCGATGGTCGAGCGCTCGCAGCGTGCCCTCGAGTTCGCCGACCAGCGCGTCCGCGACGAGGACTCCGCCGATGCCAGGATCGCCTGGGCCCACATGGCCGACCGGCGCAGCGCGGTCGACGTCGGCAATGTCGCCCTCTGCTTCGGCCGCATCGACGAGGACCCGGTCATCACCGCCGGCGACCATTGGTATGTCGGCCGCCGCCACATCGAGGATCGCGATGGCACCCCGGTGGTGGTCGACTGGCGGGCCCCGATCGCCATCCCGTTCTACCGGGCCACTGCAGTCGATGCGTTCGGGCTCGCCCGTCGACGCCGGTTCTCGTGCGAGGTCGACGAACTCGTCGCCATCTTCGACGAACACCTCGACGACCCAGAGTCGATCACGGCCGCAGGGATCCCCGACCCCGTCCTCGCGGAGATCGAACGGGGCCGCAGCGGCGAGATGTCCGACATCGTGGCGACGATCGCAGCCGAGCAGGACGAGATCATCCGTGCCCCGCTCGACGAATGTCTGCTCGTGCAGGGCGGTCCGGGGACCGGCAAGACCGCCGTCGGCCTGCACCGGGCCGCGTTCCTCCTGTTCGAACACCGGGCCGCGCTCTCGCAGAGCCACGTGCTCGTGATCGGGCCGAACCGGGTGTTCCTGCGCTATGTCGTCAACGTCCTTCCGTCGCTCGGTGAGACGGCCGTGAGCCAGGCGACGATCACTTCGCTGCTGAGCTCGCGGGTCCGGGTGCGGGCCGAAGATCCCCCGGAGGTCGCCGAGGTCAAGGGTCGAGCCGAGATGGCCGAGGTGATCCGCCGTCTGGCCGATGCACGTATCAGGGTCCCTGCCGATGAGCAGGTGGTCCCGATCGGGCTCCGGTCCGTGCGCTACTCCCCCGCGGTCGTCGCCACGGCGATCACGACGGCTCGCGACAACGAGCTCCCGCTCAACGACGCGAAGGGCGTGTTCACCGAGGTGCTCCTCCGTGACGCCCGACAGCAGCTCGTCGAGCGCGATGTGGCCCAGGAGGACCTGGCCCGACTGATCCCCGAGCTCCGGAAGAGCGACGCCTTCAGGAAGGTGATCGATCGGATCTGGCCCAGCCTGAGTGGCGCTCAACTCGTCCGATCGCTGCTGGGCAGCCCGACCAACCGCAAGAAGGCGGTCGACGGTCTGCTGTCGCCTGCGGACGCCGACCTGCTGCAACGTTCGTCGGCCAAGAAGATCGCCGACGAGGCATGGACGGCCGCCGACCTTCCCCTGCTCGACGAGGCGAACGCGCTCACGACCGGTGGCGGCCGACGCTACGGCCACGTCGTGGTCGACGAGGCCCAGGACCTGTCCGCCATGGCGCTGCGGGCCGCCGGTCGGCGGGCGACGGCCGGCTCCATGACGATCCTCGGCGACATCGCCCAGGCGACGGGCGTCGGCGCCCAGACCTCGTGGGACGCGGTCACCGCCGGCCTGGGAATCGACCGCTCGATCGTCCGGCGTCGGGAACTGACCGTGGGCTACCGGGTGCCGGGGCCGATCCTCGACTACGCCAACCGACTTCTTCGGGTGACGGCGCCCGACATCACCCCGTCGACATCGATCCGCAGTCGCGGCATGGGAGCGGAGCACCACACGGTCGAGGCACACGACATCGCGGCGACGGTCGCCGACCTGGCCGCAGGGCTCGGCGGCGACTGGTCCACGATCGGCGTGATCGCCATGCCCGATCGCATGGACGGGGTCCTGGCCGCCCTCGCCGAGGCGGGGGTCGACGCCGGCGACACCAGGGCAGCCGTCGCCCTCGATCACGCCATCTCCGTCGTCGACCCTCCCACTGCCAAGGGCCTCGAGTTCGACGCAACCATCGTGGTGGAGCCCGGCGAGTTCGTGCAGCTGCCCAATGGTCTGCGACTCCTCTACGTCGCGCTGACCCGCTCGGTCCAGCGCCTCCTGATCGTTCGGACGGGCCCCATGCCCGCGCCGTTGGAGTCGTCCACCTAG
- a CDS encoding acetyl-CoA hydrolase/transferase C-terminal domain-containing protein, whose protein sequence is MQHSPPRASSSVGDVVDTLVDELPEGANLVIPIANGEPVHVLDGLEARADRLRHVHIHQMHALRDRPYLHGAYAGHLEHVSWFLSHVTRPAYHEGGCEFAPANFSEVPQFMMAKRPFAVIAAASPMDRHGYFSLGVSAGYSAAMIGRVPFILEVNPNMPSTHGAHRIHVSEVHHWCEAETALVEMPPADIGTTDRAIAEAIADRIPNGATIQLGIGSIPSAVANLLVGHRDLGVHTELLSDPIAELAQAGVITGTRKKTNRRQIVTTFALGSQALYDWCDGNDAVQFLPVDEVNDPRRIGEEPNFISVNATLEVDLFGQCASESLGSRYWSGSGGQADFARGAQYSDGGNGFVVLPSTARNGTISRIVPTLTPGAIVTTQKNTVDNVVTEHGVAELQGRTLRERARALIAVADPRHRESLERSATEMGLLHGRATA, encoded by the coding sequence ATGCAGCACAGTCCCCCGCGTGCCTCATCGAGTGTCGGCGACGTCGTCGACACGCTCGTCGACGAGCTGCCCGAGGGCGCGAACCTCGTCATCCCGATCGCCAACGGCGAGCCGGTCCACGTGCTCGACGGGCTCGAGGCCCGGGCCGACCGGCTCCGCCATGTCCACATCCACCAGATGCACGCGCTCCGCGATCGCCCCTACCTCCACGGGGCGTATGCCGGGCACCTCGAGCACGTCTCGTGGTTCCTCTCCCACGTGACCCGGCCCGCGTACCACGAGGGCGGATGCGAGTTCGCCCCGGCGAACTTCAGCGAGGTACCGCAGTTCATGATGGCCAAGCGACCATTCGCGGTGATCGCCGCGGCGAGCCCGATGGACCGGCACGGCTACTTCTCGCTCGGCGTGAGTGCCGGCTACTCGGCCGCGATGATCGGACGAGTGCCGTTCATCCTCGAGGTCAATCCGAACATGCCCTCCACCCATGGTGCGCATCGGATCCACGTCAGCGAGGTGCACCATTGGTGCGAGGCCGAGACCGCCCTGGTCGAGATGCCGCCGGCCGACATCGGGACCACCGATCGGGCTATCGCCGAGGCGATCGCCGACCGGATCCCGAACGGTGCCACCATCCAGCTGGGGATCGGTTCGATCCCCTCGGCCGTGGCCAACCTCCTCGTCGGCCATCGCGACCTCGGCGTCCACACCGAACTCCTCTCCGACCCGATCGCCGAACTCGCCCAGGCCGGGGTGATCACCGGCACCCGCAAGAAGACCAACCGCCGCCAGATCGTCACCACCTTCGCGCTCGGTTCGCAGGCCCTCTACGACTGGTGCGACGGCAACGACGCCGTCCAGTTCCTCCCCGTCGACGAGGTCAACGACCCGCGACGCATCGGCGAGGAGCCGAACTTCATCTCGGTCAACGCCACCCTCGAGGTCGATCTCTTCGGGCAGTGCGCATCGGAGTCGCTGGGCAGCCGCTACTGGTCGGGAAGCGGCGGCCAGGCCGACTTCGCCCGCGGCGCCCAGTACTCCGACGGCGGCAACGGCTTCGTGGTGTTGCCGTCGACGGCGAGGAACGGCACCATCAGCCGCATCGTGCCGACCCTCACCCCGGGCGCCATCGTGACGACCCAGAAGAACACCGTCGACAACGTCGTCACCGAGCACGGTGTCGCCGAACTCCAGGGTCGTACGCTGCGAGAGCGCGCCCGCGCGCTCATCGCTGTGGCCGACCCTCGGCACCGCGAGTCGCTCGAGCGCTCAGCCACCGAGATGGGGCTGCTCCACGGGCGAGCGACGGCCTAG
- a CDS encoding YqgE/AlgH family protein, with protein sequence MHESTRGRLLVATPALLDPNFERTVVFMLEHNDEGAIGVILNRPSELPVATTIEPWAGRTVPPGVIFLGGPVSPSSVIALASVNLDDAGAHWNPVLGRIGTVDLEVDPSDVPGLDEVRMFAGYAGWAAGQLEAELIDDGWFVLDALLTDIHTDDPFELWWEVLGRQPGPLGRLAQYPRDPRDN encoded by the coding sequence ATGCACGAGTCCACACGAGGTCGACTGCTGGTGGCGACACCGGCCCTGCTCGATCCCAACTTCGAGCGCACCGTCGTCTTCATGTTGGAGCACAACGACGAGGGCGCCATCGGAGTGATCCTCAATCGTCCGAGCGAGCTCCCGGTGGCCACGACGATCGAGCCGTGGGCCGGGCGCACGGTTCCGCCCGGCGTGATCTTCCTCGGGGGTCCGGTGTCGCCGTCGTCGGTGATCGCCCTCGCCTCGGTGAATCTCGACGATGCCGGCGCGCACTGGAATCCCGTCCTCGGCCGCATCGGAACCGTCGACCTCGAGGTCGATCCATCCGATGTTCCCGGCCTCGACGAGGTCCGCATGTTCGCCGGCTACGCGGGCTGGGCGGCCGGGCAGCTCGAAGCGGAACTCATCGACGACGGCTGGTTCGTGCTCGATGCACTGCTCACCGACATCCACACCGACGACCCGTTCGAGCTGTGGTGGGAGGTGCTGGGCCGCCAGCCCGGCCCGCTGGGTCGCCTCGCCCAGTACCCGAGAGACCCGAGGGACAACTAG
- a CDS encoding DUF459 domain-containing protein: MKHSDPLKRATEVREIGETWDDEKFKDAREQDLRQRTSDSRSAVIAALTCLLLATLLTSGKIVEIAARQEFGETRDRQLDVAQGIDRVANFLSLNRPYDLIHDIRGVGDSAAQQIDSIDDVAADLGLDVDVPDIAQVDDTVEDSSTGTDTTSTTSTTTTTAAPIGPIRSVDVDSPLRVFVGGDSQAEYLAQAVTTESDLALVVESQHEISTSLARPDYFNWPARLRVIDEEQDPEAVVLFIGANDHQDMADAEGNRLVEGSEDWQLEWSRRLAITFDLLEQPGRHIFWVTQPPMRDGALDAGIDQINDLADAVIAERDFVSAIDIWPLFGGESGFAERVTGPDGDEIRARIDDGVHLTRSAASWVADMVFAELATYWDFAS; the protein is encoded by the coding sequence ATGAAACACAGTGATCCGTTGAAGCGGGCGACCGAGGTCCGTGAGATCGGGGAGACCTGGGACGACGAGAAGTTCAAGGACGCCCGGGAGCAGGATCTTCGTCAGCGCACCTCCGACTCGCGCTCGGCGGTCATCGCCGCGTTGACGTGTCTGTTGCTCGCGACGCTGCTGACCTCCGGCAAGATCGTCGAGATCGCCGCCCGCCAGGAATTCGGCGAGACGCGCGACCGACAGCTCGATGTGGCCCAGGGCATCGATCGGGTGGCCAACTTCCTCTCGCTCAACCGCCCCTACGACCTGATCCACGACATCCGCGGGGTCGGCGACAGCGCCGCCCAGCAGATCGACAGCATCGACGACGTCGCTGCCGATCTCGGCCTCGACGTCGACGTGCCCGACATCGCTCAGGTCGACGACACGGTCGAGGATTCGTCGACGGGGACCGACACCACCTCGACCACCAGCACGACGACCACGACGGCCGCACCGATCGGCCCGATCCGCTCCGTCGATGTCGACAGTCCACTTCGGGTCTTCGTGGGGGGCGACAGTCAGGCCGAGTACCTCGCCCAGGCCGTCACCACCGAGTCCGACCTCGCTCTGGTGGTCGAGTCCCAGCATGAGATCTCCACCAGCCTGGCTCGACCCGACTACTTCAACTGGCCAGCCCGGCTCCGCGTGATCGACGAGGAGCAGGACCCGGAGGCGGTTGTGCTGTTCATCGGTGCCAACGACCATCAGGACATGGCCGACGCCGAAGGGAATCGGCTCGTCGAGGGCAGCGAGGACTGGCAGCTCGAGTGGAGCCGGCGGTTGGCGATCACGTTCGACCTGCTCGAGCAGCCGGGCCGTCACATCTTCTGGGTCACCCAACCGCCCATGCGCGACGGTGCGCTCGATGCAGGCATCGACCAGATCAACGACCTCGCCGACGCAGTGATCGCGGAACGGGATTTCGTCTCCGCGATCGACATCTGGCCGCTCTTCGGCGGCGAGTCGGGGTTCGCCGAACGTGTGACCGGTCCGGACGGCGACGAGATCCGAGCCCGGATCGATGACGGTGTCCATCTCACGCGAAGTGCTGCCTCGTGGGTCGCCGACATGGTCTTCGCAGAGCTCGCGACGTACTGGGACTTCGCGAGCTGA
- a CDS encoding class I SAM-dependent methyltransferase, whose translation MTVDLAALPSPGDKRMAVRLSKDAMRHLRRGHPWVYDESVTSMSHEGRPGDLAVIFDDDRKFAAIGMWDPASPICIKILHAGKPTTIDSAFWDRRVAEAIERRRPLIDDPGHNAYRLIHGENDGMPGIVVDDYDGVAVAKIYTDGWIPHLATLVPVLVDRIEPTSLIIRFARSVEQRPELGLVEGAPLYGPAPDEPIMFLENGLAFEAHPTTGQKTGYFLDQRDNRAKVRSLAEGRRVLDVFSCTGGFSVHAAAGGAHEVHSVDLSLPAVEAAARNMAHNSHDPNVAACRHLVHHGDAFEVMEGLLRRNERFDLVIIDPPSFAQRQASVDGALAAYERLSKLGLALTVDGGTLVQASCSSRVTADDFFHAVHFTARREGVELEEFDRTGHPIDHPIGFAQGAYLKALYATVRH comes from the coding sequence GTGACCGTCGACCTCGCCGCCCTCCCCTCCCCCGGCGACAAGCGCATGGCGGTGCGACTCAGCAAGGACGCGATGCGCCATCTACGGCGTGGTCACCCCTGGGTCTACGACGAGTCGGTCACGTCGATGTCGCACGAGGGCCGACCCGGCGACCTCGCCGTGATCTTCGACGACGACCGCAAGTTCGCGGCGATCGGCATGTGGGATCCGGCCTCGCCGATCTGCATCAAGATCCTCCACGCCGGCAAGCCGACCACCATCGACTCGGCCTTCTGGGACCGCCGGGTGGCCGAGGCGATCGAACGTCGTCGCCCGCTGATCGACGACCCGGGTCACAACGCCTATCGCCTGATCCACGGCGAGAACGACGGGATGCCGGGCATCGTCGTCGACGACTACGACGGTGTGGCCGTCGCCAAGATCTACACCGACGGGTGGATCCCCCACCTCGCCACCCTCGTGCCGGTGCTGGTCGATCGCATCGAGCCGACGTCGCTCATCATCCGGTTCGCCCGGTCGGTGGAACAACGACCGGAGCTCGGCCTCGTGGAGGGCGCACCGCTCTACGGTCCGGCACCCGACGAGCCGATCATGTTCCTCGAGAACGGGCTCGCCTTCGAAGCCCACCCCACCACGGGACAGAAGACCGGCTACTTCCTCGATCAGCGCGACAACCGGGCGAAGGTGCGGTCACTCGCCGAAGGTCGACGAGTGCTCGACGTCTTCAGCTGCACCGGCGGGTTCTCCGTGCACGCAGCCGCGGGCGGCGCCCACGAGGTGCACTCGGTCGACCTCTCGCTGCCCGCCGTCGAAGCGGCCGCGCGCAACATGGCCCACAACTCCCATGACCCAAACGTCGCGGCCTGTCGGCACCTGGTGCACCACGGCGATGCCTTCGAGGTGATGGAAGGCCTGCTCAGACGCAATGAACGATTCGACCTGGTGATCATCGACCCACCCTCGTTCGCCCAGCGTCAGGCCAGCGTCGACGGTGCCCTCGCCGCCTACGAACGACTCTCGAAGCTGGGGCTCGCCCTCACCGTCGACGGCGGCACCCTGGTGCAGGCGTCGTGCTCGAGCCGGGTCACGGCCGACGACTTCTTCCATGCCGTGCACTTCACCGCCCGACGCGAGGGGGTCGAACTCGAGGAGTTCGACCGCACCGGCCACCCGATCGACCATCCGATCGGCTTCGCCCAAGGCGCCTACCTCAAAGCCCTCTACGCCACCGTCCGCCACTGA
- a CDS encoding SET domain-containing protein — MSDLVEARSSEIHGTGVFATTAIPEGALVGSYEGDPTDIDGTHVLWIEDDEGGSWRGIDGTGVLRFLNHSRTPNVEFDGPELYALRDIAPGEELLFDYGDDWAHVP, encoded by the coding sequence GTGAGCGACCTCGTCGAGGCGCGGTCCTCGGAGATCCACGGCACCGGGGTCTTCGCCACCACCGCCATCCCCGAAGGCGCCCTGGTCGGCTCCTACGAGGGCGATCCGACCGACATCGACGGCACCCATGTGCTCTGGATCGAGGACGACGAGGGCGGTTCGTGGCGCGGCATCGACGGCACCGGCGTGCTCCGGTTCCTCAACCACAGCCGGACCCCCAACGTCGAGTTCGACGGGCCGGAGCTCTACGCCCTGCGAGACATCGCGCCGGGCGAGGAGTTGCTCTTCGACTATGGCGACGACTGGGCCCACGTTCCCTGA